A single window of Malus sylvestris chromosome 5, drMalSylv7.2, whole genome shotgun sequence DNA harbors:
- the LOC126622229 gene encoding probable sugar phosphate/phosphate translocator At3g14410, which produces MADRLRSFFKGEVLTYAYLLLYIALSSGQIFFNKWVLSSKEINFPYPLGLTLLHMVFSSVLCFLLTKVFKILKVEEGMTVEIYVTSVIPIGAMFAMTLWLGNTAYMYISVAFAQMLKAIMPVAVFILGVAAGLEVMSGRMLLIMSVISFGVLVASYGEINISWIGVVYQMGGVVGEALRLIFMEIFVKRKGLKLNPISLMYYVSPCSAVCLFIPWIFLEKSKMEENSSWNFPLLVLTLNSLCTFALNLSVFLVITHTSALTIRVAGVVKDWVVVLLSAIIFADTKLTPINLVGYAIAIAGVAAYNNHKLKKEVSKSNSDEPESSQPILMAAPSNSDK; this is translated from the exons ATGGCGGATCGGCTGCGTAGTTTCTTTAAGGGCGAGGTCCTCACTTACGCCTATCTTCTTCTCTACATCGCTCTCTCCAGCGGCCAGATCTTCTTCAACAAG TGGGTTTTGTCGTCCAAGGAAATAAACTTCCCTTATCCTCTTGGATTGACTCTACTTCACATGGTCTTCTCCTCTGTCTTGTGCTTTTTACTCACGAAAGTTTTTAAG ATTTTGAAGGTTGAGGAAGGAATGACTGTAGAAAT ATACGTGACATCAGTAATACCAATAGGTGCAATGTTTGCAATGACTCTTTGGCTGGGAAATACTGCCTACATGTATATTTCTGTTGCATTTGCACAGATGTTGAAAGCAATCA TGCCAGTAGCTGTTTTCATTCTTGGAGTAGCAGCAGGACTTGAGGTAATGAGCGGCAGAATGCTGTTGATCATGTCAGTGATAAGTTTTGGTGTTCTTGTGGCTTCTTACGGTGAAATAAATATCAGCTGGATTGGAGTAGTTTATCAGATGGGAGGAGTTGTTGGAGAAGCTTTAAGACTTATTTTTATGGAGATTTTTGTTAAAAGGAAGGGtctcaaattaaacccaataTCTCTCATGTACTATGTTAGCCCGTGCAG TGCTGTTTGCCTATTCATTCCATGGATCTTTTTGGAGAAATCAAAGATGGAAGAAAATAGCTCATGGAACTTTCCCCTGCTTGTGCTAACACTCAACTCTCTGTGTACTTTTGCCCTCAACTTATCAGTTTTCCTGGTGATCACTCATACAAGTGCCTTGACCATTCGCGTTGCGGGAGTTGTCAAGGATTGGGTGGTTGTCTTATTGTCTGCCATTATTTTTGCTGATACAAAGCTCACTCCTATAAATCTGGTCGGTTATGCCATTG CCATAGCAGGTGTAGCGGCATATAATAATCACAAGTTAAAAAAGGAAGTCTCTAAAAGCAACTCTGACGAACCTGAAAGTTCTCAACCTATACTAATGGCTGCACCATCAAATTCCGACAAGTAG